A genomic segment from Pseudosulfitobacter sp. DSM 107133 encodes:
- a CDS encoding glycosyltransferase family 2 protein, which produces MTRQTPTVLVVVLNYRTPELALKSAGCAVTAMQGIAGSITIVDNASGDGSDKIIAKGIADAGWDRVTFLQSPHNGGFGAGNNLAMRAGLPDGTAPDFVYLLNSDAWPRPDAIRVLLDTLAAHPEAGMAGSRIVGDDGVLHHTCFRFPSILGEFEGAVRTGIFTRLLRNWVVPFPVPEATAPVDWVAGASIMMRQPMLDAVGLFDESFFLYFEETDLCLRAARAKWTCLYVPASEAEHLGSVSTGMKEWARTPGYWFDSRMHYFVQNHGRAYALAATVSRALGEGLWRLRCLLTGRARDTAPYFLRDLIAHGLRRGQAGRSNRAIPFNNAALLRNHDVPTGGNL; this is translated from the coding sequence ATGACCCGGCAAACGCCCACCGTCCTTGTTGTCGTGCTGAACTATCGCACGCCGGAACTGGCCCTGAAATCCGCAGGTTGCGCCGTCACCGCGATGCAGGGGATCGCGGGCAGCATCACTATCGTTGACAACGCCTCGGGCGATGGCAGCGACAAGATCATCGCCAAGGGGATCGCTGACGCGGGCTGGGATCGGGTGACCTTTCTGCAGTCACCGCACAACGGCGGCTTTGGTGCGGGCAACAATCTGGCCATGCGCGCAGGCCTGCCTGACGGGACTGCCCCCGATTTCGTCTATTTGCTGAATTCCGACGCATGGCCGCGCCCCGATGCCATCCGCGTGCTGCTGGACACGCTTGCAGCGCATCCCGAAGCGGGTATGGCCGGAAGCCGTATCGTCGGGGACGACGGCGTGCTGCACCACACATGTTTCCGCTTTCCGTCGATCTTGGGTGAATTCGAAGGCGCGGTGCGCACGGGTATTTTCACGCGCCTGCTGCGCAACTGGGTGGTGCCTTTTCCGGTGCCCGAGGCGACAGCGCCCGTTGATTGGGTGGCGGGTGCGTCGATCATGATGCGCCAGCCGATGCTGGACGCGGTTGGGCTGTTTGACGAAAGCTTCTTTCTATACTTCGAGGAAACCGACCTGTGTTTGCGCGCCGCGCGGGCAAAGTGGACATGTCTGTATGTGCCCGCCTCCGAGGCCGAGCATCTGGGGTCGGTGTCGACCGGCATGAAAGAATGGGCGCGCACGCCGGGCTATTGGTTTGACTCGCGCATGCATTATTTTGTGCAGAACCACGGGCGCGCCTATGCGCTGGCCGCGACAGTGTCGCGGGCGCTGGGCGAGGGGCTGTGGCGGTTGCGCTGTCTTCTGACGGGCCGGGCCCGCGACACGGCCCCGTATTTTCTGCGCGATCTGATTGCCCACGGTTTGCGGCGCGGTCAGGCGGGCCGGTCAAACCGTGCCATTCCATTCAACAACGCGGCGCTGCTGCGCAACCACGATGTGCCGACAGGAGGCAACCTATGA
- a CDS encoding MupA/Atu3671 family FMN-dependent luciferase-like monooxygenase, giving the protein MSLFSCVLIGDESLTIACGARLIERGADIRAVATRDADVARWAEGAGLTVTQRIADLPTLVQDGIDWVLSIANLRIVPKAVLDWPARGAVNFHDGPLPDYAGINTPVWAILNRRKSHGVTWHFMTSGIDEGDIILSRAFDMPRDVTAHALNARCYAEGLDSFGAVLDELAAPDPQRMAQDFSTRQLFTRAQLPPAAGYIDFDSTVQDARALVSALDFASHANPVACARIRLDGAAVQVRRAEPAEGQGAPGLVVAVGEGRLTVMCADGALRLSGLSRMDGRTPRIDVVAGDTLERPDVDLDAIASLAKHEDHWRALLSTAKPLAVPLAGGATGAADWQSREIASPAGLERDTALERIARWAAQGAGAAGYMAYRNRALAALAAKAPHEIADWLPLRSDAALEDAAEAANRPGMAADLGLRLAGGPGLERPAMGICEDGTPVEGTAVSVLWPEGRLMFDATRISPAAADLLAARLAETLAGSTRAVSQADAALQAIWHGTPAQPAGALTVHGAITAQAKRTPEAQALVFEDTILTYAALEARADAVAAALQGAGVTKGTHVALCLSRGPDLVIGALGILKAGGAYVPLDPDYPAARLAHAITDSQAPIVLTEAALENTLPQTGARLMRIADCAQSHAPVQDVAGLDDTAYLIYTSGSTGTPKGVRVSHGNVANFRAGMDEHIDADAGGVWLAVTSIAFDISVLELWHTLARGFKVVLSGGETRAAVSGTSQMGGTSRGGLKFGLYYWGNDGGVTADKYHLLLEGAKFADANGFTSLWTPERHFHAFGGSYPNPAVTGAAVAAVTRNLDVRAGSCVAPLHHPARIAEEWAVIDNLTGGRAGIAFASGWQPDDFVLRPENTPPANKPALYSTLEQVRALWRGEEVSFATQSGAPHSVMTYPRPVQAELPVWVTTAGNPDTWREAGALGAHVLTHLLGQTIEEVRGKIEIYHEALRGAGHNPADFQVTMMLHSYLADTREAAREVARGPMKDYLRSAAGLIKQYAWAFPAFKKPAGVASPMQIDLAGLAEDEMEAILDFAFERYFEDAGLFGTVDDGLARAEQLAGIGVTEIACLIDYGIDAATVLEGLRPLAEVLRRANAPDVLDADDFSLAAQIVRHGVTHLQCTPSMARILTMNPEARSALGRVRHLYLGGEALPGDLVDEVRRATPARILNMYGPTETTIWSTVQPVEGPVNGTAPIGAPIVGTVCHVLDETGAPVPIGVPGQLWIGGAGVTQGYWQRPELTAERFRALSGLAGGTLYDTGDLAAWRADGTLDFIGRDDGQIKIRGHRIELGEIEAHMAAFAGITGAVVTATGTGKDVRLTGYFTANAPIDAEALRQHLAHSMPPAMVPAALVALEAFPLTPNKKIDRASLPMAARPQAKVLSTPQAQTRALPITTGAASTAVPEDLMNRISAIWCNVLGVAEVRADDNFFALGGHSLLAVQMHRDIRAVLPDVKLSIADVFRFPVLADLAAHLGGPSNTDAVPTPAAIGARDEVMERRRAMRAARRGGAT; this is encoded by the coding sequence ATGAGCCTATTTTCATGTGTTCTGATCGGAGACGAAAGCCTGACCATCGCCTGCGGTGCCCGGTTGATCGAACGTGGTGCTGACATTCGTGCCGTTGCCACACGCGATGCCGACGTGGCGCGCTGGGCCGAAGGCGCGGGGCTGACGGTGACACAGCGCATAGCCGATCTGCCTACGCTTGTGCAGGACGGGATCGACTGGGTGCTGAGCATCGCCAACCTGCGCATCGTGCCAAAGGCGGTGCTGGACTGGCCCGCGCGCGGTGCGGTCAACTTTCACGACGGGCCGCTGCCCGATTATGCGGGCATCAACACGCCGGTCTGGGCCATTCTGAACAGGCGCAAAAGCCATGGTGTGACCTGGCATTTCATGACCAGCGGCATCGACGAAGGCGACATCATCCTGTCGCGCGCCTTCGACATGCCGCGCGACGTGACCGCCCATGCCCTGAATGCACGCTGCTATGCCGAGGGGCTGGACAGCTTTGGCGCGGTGCTGGACGAACTGGCCGCGCCCGATCCGCAGCGCATGGCGCAGGATTTCAGCACCCGTCAGCTGTTCACCCGCGCGCAACTGCCGCCTGCCGCCGGATACATTGATTTCGACAGCACCGTACAAGACGCGCGCGCATTGGTCAGCGCGCTTGATTTTGCTTCCCATGCCAACCCCGTGGCCTGTGCCCGCATCCGTCTGGACGGCGCGGCGGTACAGGTACGGCGCGCCGAACCTGCCGAGGGGCAGGGCGCTCCCGGCCTTGTTGTCGCTGTCGGCGAGGGCAGGCTGACTGTTATGTGCGCGGACGGCGCGCTGCGTCTGTCGGGGCTGAGCCGGATGGACGGGCGCACGCCCCGCATTGATGTGGTTGCGGGCGATACCCTGGAGCGTCCCGACGTAGACCTTGACGCCATCGCCTCGCTTGCCAAACACGAAGACCACTGGCGCGCTCTCCTGAGCACGGCAAAGCCGCTGGCCGTCCCCCTGGCGGGTGGCGCAACCGGTGCCGCTGACTGGCAGAGCCGCGAGATTGCAAGCCCCGCAGGGCTGGAGCGCGATACCGCACTTGAGCGCATAGCGCGCTGGGCCGCGCAGGGCGCAGGTGCTGCCGGATACATGGCCTATCGCAACAGGGCGCTGGCGGCACTGGCGGCGAAAGCGCCGCACGAGATTGCCGACTGGCTGCCGTTGCGCAGCGATGCGGCGCTTGAGGATGCGGCCGAAGCCGCGAACCGTCCGGGCATGGCCGCTGATCTGGGCCTGCGTCTGGCGGGTGGTCCCGGCCTCGAAAGACCTGCCATGGGCATCTGTGAAGACGGCACGCCCGTCGAGGGCACCGCTGTCAGCGTTCTGTGGCCCGAGGGGCGCCTGATGTTTGATGCCACACGCATCAGCCCCGCTGCCGCCGATCTGCTGGCCGCGCGTCTGGCCGAGACGCTTGCGGGCAGCACCCGCGCGGTGTCGCAAGCGGACGCGGCCTTGCAGGCGATATGGCATGGCACACCGGCCCAACCCGCCGGCGCGCTGACCGTCCACGGTGCGATCACGGCACAGGCCAAACGCACGCCGGAGGCGCAAGCGCTGGTGTTCGAGGATACGATCCTGACCTACGCCGCGCTTGAGGCGCGCGCCGATGCGGTGGCGGCGGCCTTGCAGGGCGCGGGTGTGACCAAAGGCACCCATGTGGCGCTGTGCCTGTCGCGCGGTCCCGATCTGGTGATCGGCGCGCTGGGCATTCTCAAGGCGGGCGGGGCCTATGTGCCGCTTGATCCCGATTATCCGGCTGCGCGGCTGGCCCATGCCATCACTGACAGCCAGGCCCCCATCGTGCTGACCGAGGCCGCACTGGAAAACACCCTGCCGCAGACCGGCGCACGCCTGATGCGTATCGCGGATTGTGCGCAGAGCCATGCGCCGGTGCAGGATGTGGCCGGGCTCGATGACACCGCCTATCTGATCTACACCTCGGGTTCGACCGGCACACCCAAGGGCGTGCGTGTCAGCCACGGCAATGTCGCAAATTTCCGCGCCGGCATGGATGAACATATCGACGCTGATGCGGGTGGTGTCTGGCTGGCGGTCACCAGCATCGCCTTTGATATCTCGGTGCTTGAGCTGTGGCACACGCTGGCGCGCGGTTTCAAGGTTGTGCTGTCGGGCGGCGAGACCCGCGCGGCGGTGTCCGGCACCTCGCAAATGGGGGGCACCAGCCGTGGCGGGCTGAAGTTCGGCCTGTATTACTGGGGCAATGATGGCGGCGTGACGGCGGACAAATACCACCTGCTGCTGGAGGGCGCGAAATTTGCCGATGCCAACGGCTTTACCTCGCTCTGGACACCCGAGCGGCATTTCCACGCCTTCGGCGGATCCTACCCCAATCCGGCAGTGACGGGGGCGGCTGTGGCGGCGGTGACACGCAACCTTGATGTGCGCGCGGGCAGCTGCGTGGCGCCGCTGCACCATCCGGCGCGCATTGCCGAGGAATGGGCGGTGATCGACAATCTGACAGGCGGACGCGCAGGCATTGCCTTTGCCTCGGGCTGGCAGCCTGACGACTTTGTGCTGCGTCCCGAAAACACGCCCCCTGCGAACAAACCGGCCCTGTACAGCACGCTGGAACAGGTCCGTGCCCTGTGGCGCGGCGAAGAGGTCAGCTTTGCCACCCAGTCCGGTGCGCCGCACAGCGTGATGACCTATCCGCGCCCCGTGCAGGCCGAATTGCCCGTCTGGGTCACCACGGCGGGCAATCCCGACACATGGCGCGAGGCCGGTGCGCTGGGTGCGCATGTGCTGACGCACCTGCTGGGCCAGACCATCGAAGAGGTGCGCGGCAAGATCGAGATTTATCATGAAGCCCTACGCGGCGCCGGCCACAATCCGGCTGATTTCCAGGTGACCATGATGCTGCACAGCTATCTGGCCGACACGCGGGAAGCAGCACGCGAGGTCGCGCGCGGCCCGATGAAGGATTACTTGCGCAGTGCCGCAGGGCTGATCAAGCAATACGCCTGGGCCTTTCCGGCCTTCAAGAAACCCGCAGGGGTCGCTTCGCCCATGCAGATCGACCTGGCCGGACTGGCCGAGGACGAAATGGAAGCGATCCTTGATTTCGCCTTTGAACGTTATTTCGAGGATGCGGGCCTGTTTGGCACCGTCGACGACGGACTTGCGCGGGCTGAACAACTCGCCGGGATCGGCGTGACCGAGATCGCCTGCCTGATCGACTATGGCATTGACGCCGCCACCGTGCTGGAAGGTTTGCGCCCGCTGGCCGAGGTGCTGCGCCGCGCCAATGCGCCCGACGTGCTGGACGCCGACGATTTCTCGCTGGCGGCACAGATCGTGCGTCATGGGGTGACCCATCTGCAATGTACGCCCAGCATGGCCCGTATCCTGACCATGAACCCCGAGGCACGCAGCGCGCTGGGGCGGGTGCGCCATTTGTATCTGGGGGGCGAGGCGCTGCCCGGTGATCTGGTGGACGAGGTGCGCCGCGCCACACCTGCGCGTATCCTGAACATGTACGGTCCGACCGAGACCACCATCTGGTCGACAGTGCAGCCTGTTGAGGGTCCGGTGAACGGCACAGCCCCCATCGGTGCGCCGATTGTCGGCACGGTTTGCCATGTGCTGGACGAAACAGGTGCGCCGGTGCCGATCGGTGTCCCAGGCCAGCTGTGGATTGGCGGCGCGGGTGTGACCCAAGGGTACTGGCAGCGCCCCGAACTGACAGCCGAGCGGTTCCGTGCCCTGTCGGGGCTGGCGGGGGGAACCCTGTACGACACCGGCGATCTGGCGGCCTGGCGGGCCGATGGTACGCTGGACTTTATCGGGCGTGACGATGGCCAGATCAAGATACGCGGCCACCGCATCGAACTGGGCGAGATCGAGGCACATATGGCGGCCTTTGCCGGTATCACGGGCGCTGTCGTTACGGCCACCGGCACCGGCAAGGATGTGCGGCTGACGGGCTATTTCACCGCCAATGCCCCAATAGATGCCGAGGCCCTGCGTCAACATCTGGCGCACAGCATGCCGCCCGCGATGGTGCCGGCAGCTTTGGTCGCGCTTGAGGCATTCCCGTTGACGCCAAACAAGAAAATTGACCGTGCCAGCCTGCCGATGGCGGCCAGGCCGCAAGCCAAAGTCCTGTCCACGCCACAGGCCCAAACACGGGCCCTGCCGATCACCACGGGTGCAGCAAGCACTGCCGTGCCCGAGGATCTGATGAATCGCATTTCTGCGATCTGGTGCAATGTGCTGGGCGTGGCCGAGGTGCGGGCCGATGACAACTTCTTTGCGCTCGGTGGTCATTCGCTGCTGGCTGTACAGATGCACCGCGACATCCGCGCTGTCCTGCCTGATGTAAAGCTGTCGATTGCGGATGTGTTCCGCTTTCCGGTGCTGGCCGATCTTGCCGCTCATCTGGGCGGGCCGTCAAACACCGATGCCGTTCCCACTCCTGCCGCCATCGGTGCCCGTGACGAGGTGATGGAACGCCGTCGTGCCATGCGCGCCGCGCGCAGGGGCGGGGCGACGTGA
- a CDS encoding 4'-phosphopantetheinyl transferase superfamily protein, translating to MSAGHSFNAPATARDAVSDPARADVLRGLFPPAVEIALSNPRAPQPALWPDEASAIARAVPARAQEFAAGRAAARAALGALGHPPAAIPMAPDRAPVWPADVVGSISHTADLCAAALAPAAAFRAIGIDLEDHADLPADLLPMVCTLDERAWLASQPRDAAGILARLIFSAKECAYKCQYRMTETLFDFDTLEVTPDLDTGQFEATFTRQIGAFGAGARLAGRFVITQDLIACGMALGSTPGAARG from the coding sequence GTGAGTGCAGGGCACAGTTTCAACGCCCCTGCCACCGCGCGCGATGCGGTGTCTGACCCCGCGCGGGCAGATGTGCTGCGCGGGCTGTTTCCACCCGCCGTGGAAATAGCACTCAGCAACCCGCGCGCACCGCAACCCGCGCTGTGGCCTGATGAGGCGTCAGCCATCGCCCGTGCGGTGCCCGCCCGCGCACAGGAATTCGCCGCAGGCCGCGCCGCTGCCCGCGCGGCTTTGGGCGCGCTGGGCCATCCGCCCGCTGCCATCCCCATGGCCCCCGACCGCGCGCCGGTCTGGCCCGCAGATGTGGTGGGCAGTATTTCGCACACCGCTGATCTGTGTGCAGCCGCCCTGGCACCCGCAGCCGCGTTTCGCGCCATTGGTATTGATCTGGAAGACCATGCGGATTTGCCTGCGGATCTGTTGCCCATGGTCTGCACGCTGGACGAACGTGCATGGCTTGCCAGCCAGCCACGGGACGCGGCGGGTATTCTTGCGCGGCTGATCTTTTCAGCCAAGGAATGCGCTTACAAATGCCAGTACCGGATGACGGAAACTTTGTTTGATTTTGATACGTTAGAGGTCACGCCCGACCTTGATACCGGCCAGTTCGAGGCGACCTTTACGCGCCAGATCGGCGCGTTCGGGGCCGGTGCCAGACTTGCAGGACGCTTTGTCATCACGCAGGATCTGATTGCCTGTGGCATGGCGCTGGGCAGCACCCCCGGCGCGGCGCGGGGATAA
- a CDS encoding glycosyltransferase encodes MSLSATVVIPAHDEAAYIGACLDAVFASDLGGAELQVVVVANGCHDRTAHIARSHAAPGRKLEVIETPRGDKLHALDLGDVAASFGTRIYLDADVIVSEGLLAQLIAALSGDAACYASGTPVISRAQSRLTRAYARFWQRLPFFSQDVPGFGIFAMNRAGRARWGAWPRIISDDTFVRLHFTPSERVRVPARYEWPMVEGWERLVKVRRRQDRGVAEIGERYPALLVNDGTEPLGAGRIMALAARDPVGFAVYAAVSLAVRLPGPAGWVRGR; translated from the coding sequence GTGAGCCTGTCTGCAACGGTTGTCATTCCGGCCCATGACGAGGCGGCCTATATCGGTGCCTGCCTTGATGCGGTCTTTGCCTCGGATCTTGGGGGCGCTGAACTGCAAGTGGTTGTGGTGGCCAACGGCTGCCATGACAGAACCGCGCATATTGCGCGCAGCCATGCAGCGCCAGGGCGCAAGCTTGAGGTGATCGAGACGCCGCGCGGTGACAAGCTGCACGCGCTGGATCTGGGTGATGTGGCGGCCAGCTTTGGCACGCGGATCTACCTTGATGCCGATGTGATCGTTTCCGAGGGGTTGCTGGCCCAACTGATTGCGGCGCTTTCGGGCGATGCGGCCTGCTATGCCAGTGGGACGCCGGTGATTTCGCGCGCCCAAAGCCGTCTGACCCGCGCCTATGCACGGTTCTGGCAGCGCTTGCCGTTCTTTTCGCAGGATGTTCCGGGTTTTGGCATATTTGCGATGAACCGTGCAGGGCGCGCGCGTTGGGGCGCGTGGCCGCGGATCATTTCGGACGACACATTTGTGCGGCTGCATTTCACCCCGTCCGAGCGGGTCCGCGTGCCGGCGCGCTATGAATGGCCCATGGTCGAGGGCTGGGAGCGTCTGGTGAAGGTGCGGCGACGGCAGGATCGCGGCGTGGCCGAGATTGGCGAACGCTATCCGGCGCTGCTGGTCAATGATGGCACAGAACCGTTGGGGGCTGGCAGGATCATGGCGCTGGCGGCGCGTGATCCGGTCGGCTTTGCGGTTTATGCGGCGGTGTCGCTGGCGGTGCGCTTGCCCGGGCCTGCGGGCTGGGTGCGCGGGCGATGA
- a CDS encoding glycosyltransferase encodes MKIAYVLNTYPQPSHSFIRREVQALERQGFEVDRIAMRAADTELVDDGDRAEAAATHYVLKTGAPALLRDLLCQTLHAPRAMLDALRLAWRHGGRSEVGRLRHLIYLVEAAHITRRCAARATLHCHAHFGTNAATVAMLAHAMGGPHYSFTVHGPEEFDAPRALSLGDKITRSAFTVAISSFGRSQLSRLVGHEIWDRIKVVHCGIEPARFADPAPMPDGPLHLVAIGRFVEQKGQMMLVPALKAALERAPDLHLTLIGDGPLRPVLEAQIAQAGLGAYVTLTGWLDEAGVRDRLAAAHGLMMPSFAEGLPMVVMEAMAAARPVIATYIAGTPELVQHGTTGWLVPAGDTDALADAWVAMAQTPGPELAAMGAAARSRVLARHDVDTEAGKLATHIRTAADHRPRTQPAGPGKRTASDTAA; translated from the coding sequence ATGAAGATCGCCTATGTTCTCAACACCTATCCCCAGCCCTCGCACAGCTTTATCCGCCGCGAGGTGCAGGCGCTGGAACGTCAGGGGTTCGAGGTGGACCGCATTGCCATGCGCGCTGCGGACACGGAACTGGTCGATGACGGCGACCGCGCCGAGGCAGCGGCGACCCATTATGTGCTGAAGACCGGCGCGCCGGCCCTGCTGCGCGATCTGCTGTGCCAAACCCTGCATGCGCCGCGCGCCATGTTGGACGCGCTGCGTCTTGCCTGGCGACATGGCGGGCGCAGCGAGGTCGGACGTCTGAGACATTTGATCTACCTTGTTGAGGCCGCACATATCACCCGCCGCTGCGCCGCGCGGGCAACGCTGCATTGCCATGCCCATTTTGGCACCAATGCCGCGACGGTGGCCATGCTGGCGCACGCCATGGGCGGGCCGCACTACAGCTTTACCGTCCACGGACCCGAAGAATTCGATGCGCCCCGCGCGCTGTCGCTGGGGGATAAAATCACCCGATCGGCATTCACCGTCGCCATCAGCAGCTTTGGCCGCTCGCAGCTGAGCCGTCTGGTCGGTCACGAGATCTGGGATCGCATCAAGGTGGTGCATTGCGGCATCGAACCCGCGCGCTTTGCCGACCCTGCGCCGATGCCCGACGGCCCGCTGCACCTTGTCGCCATCGGCCGCTTTGTCGAGCAAAAGGGCCAGATGATGCTGGTGCCCGCGCTGAAGGCTGCACTGGAACGCGCACCCGATCTGCATCTGACCCTGATCGGGGATGGCCCCTTGCGCCCGGTGCTTGAGGCGCAGATTGCGCAGGCCGGACTGGGCGCGTATGTCACGCTGACCGGCTGGCTGGACGAGGCAGGCGTGCGCGACAGGCTGGCGGCGGCGCACGGGCTGATGATGCCCAGCTTTGCCGAAGGTCTGCCGATGGTCGTGATGGAGGCAATGGCCGCCGCCCGCCCCGTGATCGCCACCTATATCGCGGGAACCCCCGAGCTGGTGCAGCATGGCACGACCGGCTGGCTGGTGCCTGCGGGCGATACCGACGCCTTGGCCGATGCATGGGTCGCGATGGCGCAAACGCCCGGCCCAGAGCTGGCCGCGATGGGGGCCGCCGCCCGCAGCCGCGTGCTGGCGCGTCATGATGTCGACACCGAAGCGGGCAAGCTGGCCACCCATATCCGCACCGCCGCAGATCATCGCCCGCGCACCCAGCCCGCAGGCCCGGGCAAGCGCACCGCCAGCGACACCGCCGCATAA
- a CDS encoding oligosaccharide flippase family protein encodes MKRVVTAFAGNRLTARILRSASWVMVGYGGAQVIRLASNLILTRLLFPEAFGLMTLVTVVTVGLMMFSDVGIGPSISQSKRGDDPDFLNTAWTIQVMRGFALWMVTLILAVPMARIYDEPLLTTYLPLAGVALVISGFMPTRIETAHRHLVFGRLTMLDLAAQAIGVLAMIVLALATRSVIALVLGSLITVLVRLTLTSLFLPGAGNRFRLERAAVTEQLHYGKWIFLSTAFGFVSAQGDKAVLGALVDLGTLGIYNIGYFLASFPVLLGGTLAAQLLIPIYRDRPPSESAANRARLRKMRMLMTGGIFGMLAVMALGGPWLVGFMYDARYAPAGGMMVLIALAFLPQAIGLSYDRAALAAGDSRGAFVYSALRSSLQIVMLWAGFQIFGLVGALIAVGLALLLSYPVLVRLARRHGAWDGLHDAVFAGLALGLTALALWLHWADLTALQSL; translated from the coding sequence ATGAAACGGGTGGTCACAGCCTTTGCCGGCAACCGCCTGACCGCGCGCATTCTGCGCAGCGCGTCGTGGGTGATGGTGGGCTATGGCGGTGCGCAGGTGATCCGGCTGGCGTCGAACCTGATCCTGACGCGGCTGCTGTTCCCCGAGGCCTTTGGCCTGATGACACTGGTCACGGTGGTGACGGTGGGCTTGATGATGTTCTCTGACGTGGGCATCGGCCCTTCGATCAGCCAGTCCAAACGCGGGGATGATCCCGATTTTCTGAACACCGCTTGGACGATTCAGGTCATGCGCGGCTTTGCCCTGTGGATGGTGACGCTGATTTTGGCGGTGCCGATGGCGCGGATCTATGACGAACCGTTGCTGACCACCTATCTGCCGCTGGCAGGGGTGGCGCTGGTGATATCGGGGTTCATGCCGACACGGATCGAAACGGCGCACCGCCACCTTGTTTTCGGGCGGCTGACCATGCTGGACCTTGCCGCGCAGGCGATTGGTGTGCTGGCCATGATCGTGCTGGCGCTGGCCACGCGGTCGGTTATCGCGCTGGTGCTGGGCAGTCTTATCACCGTGCTGGTCAGGCTGACCCTGACCTCGCTGTTCCTGCCGGGGGCGGGCAACCGGTTCCGGCTGGAACGTGCTGCGGTGACCGAGCAGTTGCACTATGGCAAGTGGATCTTCCTGAGCACCGCATTCGGCTTTGTCAGCGCGCAGGGTGACAAGGCGGTGCTGGGTGCGCTGGTCGATCTGGGCACGCTGGGGATTTACAACATCGGCTATTTCCTCGCCAGTTTTCCGGTGCTTCTGGGCGGCACGCTGGCGGCGCAGCTGCTGATCCCTATCTATCGTGACCGCCCCCCGTCCGAGAGTGCTGCCAACCGCGCACGCCTGCGCAAGATGCGGATGCTGATGACAGGCGGCATTTTCGGGATGCTGGCGGTGATGGCCCTGGGCGGGCCCTGGCTGGTCGGCTTTATGTATGATGCCCGCTATGCGCCTGCGGGTGGCATGATGGTGCTGATTGCGCTGGCGTTTCTGCCGCAAGCGATTGGCCTGAGCTATGACCGCGCGGCGCTGGCAGCAGGGGATTCACGCGGGGCCTTTGTCTATTCGGCGCTGCGTTCGTCGTTACAGATCGTGATGCTGTGGGCGGGCTTCCAGATCTTCGGGCTGGTCGGCGCGCTGATCGCCGTGGGGCTGGCGCTGTTGCTGTCCTATCCGGTGCTGGTGCGGCTGGCACGGCGGCATGGCGCATGGGACGGGCTGCACGATGCGGTGTTTGCCGGCTTGGCGCTGGGGCTGACAGCACTGGCGCTGTGGCTGCACTGGGCCGATTTGACAGCCCTGCAAAGCCTCTAG